A window of Ipomoea triloba cultivar NCNSP0323 chromosome 2, ASM357664v1 contains these coding sequences:
- the LOC116010462 gene encoding calcium-dependent mitochondrial ATP-magnesium/phosphate carrier protein 2-like yields MSGAGEAVGHVNFPAMAAKDRSGCGNPVKKPGPVSMDHVLAALQETREERDSRIRSLFSFFDSDNAGYLGYAQIEKGLSAMQIPAEYKFAKDLLRVVDANKDGRVDYPEFRKYMDDKELELYKIFQAIDVEHSGCILPEELWDALIKAGIEIDDDELARFVEHVDKDNDGIITFEEWRDFLLLYPHDATIENIYRYLERVCLVDIGEQAVIPEGISKHVHASKYLIAGGVAGAASRTATAPLDRLKVVLQVQTTRASIMPAVKSIWKEGRLLGFFRGNGINVLKVAPESAIKFYTYEMLKNAIGNAKGGDQGDVGTSGRLIAGGLAGAVAQTAIYPMDLVKTRLQTCTCEGGKVPHLGRLSKDIWLREGPRAFYRGIVPSLLGIIPYAGIDLAAYDALKNFAKTYILQDSEPGPLVQLGSGTISGALGATCVYPLQVVRTRMQAQPTHTSTAYKGMFDVFLRTFRHEGLRGFYKGLFPNLLKVVPAASITYLVYENMKKTLDLD; encoded by the exons ATGTCTGGGGCTGGGGAGGCTGTAGGGCATGTGAATTTCCCAGCAATGGCTGCGAAGGACCGGTCGGGATGCGGCAATCCGGTTAAGAAGCCCGGCCCAGTTTCCATGGACCACGTGCTGGCAGCTCTCCAGGAGACTAGGGAAGAGAGGGATTCCAGAATCCGGAGCCTTTTCAGTTTCTTTGATTCCGACAATGCAGGCTACTTGGGCTACGCTCAAATCGAGAAGGGCTTGTCCGCTATGCAAATCCCTGCGGAGTACAAGTTTGCCAAGGATCTGTTGAGGGTGGTTGATGCCAATAAGGATGGGAGAGTGGATTATCCGGAATTCAGAAAGTATATGGATGATAAGGAGCTGGAGTTGTATAAGATTTTTCAGGCTATTGATGTCGAACATAGCGGCTGCATTTTGCCGGAGGAGCTCTGGGATGCTCTTATAAAGGCTG GGATTGAAATCGATGATGATGAGCTTGCAAGATTTGTTGAGCATGTTGACAAGGATAATGATGGCATTATAACTTTTGAAGAATGGAgggattttcttcttctctatCCGCATGATGCCACCATTGAGAATATTTACCGGTACTTGGAAAGGGTCTGTCTTGTAGATATTGGTGAACAGGCAGTGATTCCTGAAGGCATCAGCAAGCATGTTCATGcatctaaatatttaattgcaGGAGGGGTTGCGGGAGCTGCTTCTCGTACAGCAACTGCACCCCTTGATCGCCTTAAAGTGGTTTTACAAGTTCAGACTACACGTGCTTCCATCATGCCAGCAGTGAAAAGCATTTGGAAAGAGGGTAGGCTTTTGGGATTTTTTCGGGGCAATGGAATAAATGTTTTGAAGGTTGCACCTGAGAGTGCCATTAAATTTTACACTTATGAAATGTTAAAGAATGCTATTGGAAATGCCAAGGGAGGGGATCAGGGTGATGTAGGAACTTCAGGGCGACTTATTGCGGGTGGTTTGGCAGGTGCAGTAGCACAAACTGCTATATATCCAATGGACCTTGTTAAAACAAGGTTACAAACGTGTACTTGTGAAGGTGGGAAGGTCCCACACTTGGGAAGATTGTCAAAAGATATATGGCTTCGGGAGGGACCCCGGGCATTTTACAGAGGAATTGTACCCTCTCTTCTTGGGATTATCCCTTATGCAGGCATTGATTTAGCTGCCTATGATGCCTTGAAGAATTTTGCAAAGACATATATTCTCCAAGATAGTG AACCTGGTCCACTTGTGCAACTGGGTTCTGGTACAATTTCGGGAGCTCTTGGAGCAACATGTGTTTATCCTTTGCAAGTTGTTAGAACTAG AATGCAAGCTCAACCTACACATACAAGTACTGCTTACAAAGGAATGTTTGATGTATTCCTCAGAACATTTCGACATGAAGGATTAAGGGGCTTCTACAAGGGGCTCTTCCCAAATCTTCTTAAGGTTGTACCAGCAGCAAGCATTACATATCTGGTTTACGAAAACATGAAAAAGACTTTAGATCTTGATTAG